A single genomic interval of Osmia lignaria lignaria isolate PbOS001 chromosome 9, iyOsmLign1, whole genome shotgun sequence harbors:
- the Neos gene encoding nuclear receptor coactivator protein neosin, with product MSVRLLKDPATVSSRIFVGHLQTDDMTKHELEEHFSKYGTVVGSLINRGFGFVQFEEEQSAQKAIQNEDGAMFKGRRIDVRPAKKDNQSSGGGGGAGKLGGPNNQFNSNNNHFNPGNDSFNSGNQSYGGNSNFNPNQSFSCDPQLNDSQKGNAIQNRSGGNDQFNDSNQNRDNANDQFANQNRNSGNDQFNMMQNKGNNQFNPNNQNRSGTDQFPQNRGGNQFGPGGNQNRPGGNQNRNANNQNNHSQRGGGGGGMNSGGGGRARGRGAKNRNKNRDNSVGNNFRDRSPINRGGRLDDKGGRDWDHKQGDRLRGSNFGRDSFNDTNNRYEDFKNSGPRDMSMSFNNTNASNVVTEKNDCEIIVVNKALTEYAESIEMRLKKIGLTVDLLFPNEDVLLSRVLGNIASRGCLYAVVVTPINQEHHSLTLNILHGLPQEHRNMLVDDAINLISRDFANYKAGGRSVPLNTPFANERHPDAIQVLLNMLADNHQLTVLQYDRVIKYLEIKREEQVQVELGDVKDLPTATTTITVSDPKQAELQSRILNILNSNKTSSSAPTPSPVPAPTSTPAPVPPATWGAASTATTASTTTSTTTGVSPSPLLNDPTVQKALDSLLQGNLLKSIGDQQPATTTTPLFAAFSNIGRF from the exons ATGAGTGTAAGACTTTTGAAAGACCCTGCTACTGTAAGTAGCCGTATATTTGTGGGTCATTTACAAACAGATGATATGACCAAACATGAATTGGAAGAACACTTTTCAAAATATGGAACTGTCGTTGGTTCATTGATAAATAGAGGTTTTGGCTTTGTTCAGTTTGAAGAAGAACAGTCTGCTCAAAAAGCTATTCAAAATGAGGATGGTGCTATGTTCAAAGGCAGAAGAAtag ATGTTAGACCTGCAAAGAAAGACAATCAATCCAGTGGAGGAGGTGGGGGTGCAGGAAAATTAGGAGGACCTAACAATCAGTTCAATTCTAATAACAATCATTTTAATCCTGGCAATGATTCTTTTAATAGTGGAAATCAAAGCTATGGtggaaattcaaattttaatccgAATCAAAGTTTCAGCTGTGATCCACAGTTAAATGATAGTCAAAAAGGGAATGCAATACAAAATCGAAGCGGTGGAAATGATCAGTTTAATGATAGTAATCAGAATAGGGACAATGCAAATGATCAGTTTGCAAATCAAAATCGAAACAGTGGGAATGATCAGTTTAATATGATGCAAAATAAAGGGAATAATCAGTTTAATCCAAATAATCAGAACAGGAGTGGCACTGATCAGTTTCCTCAAAACAGAGGTGGCAATCAATTTGGACCAGGTGGAAATCAGAATAGACCTGGAGGAAATCAAAATCGTAATGCAAATAATCAGAATAATCACAGTCAAA gaggtggtggtggtggtggtatgAATAGCGGCGGAGGTGGTAGAGCAAGAGGCAGGGGTGCGAAAAATCGCAATAAAAATCGGGACAATTCAGTTGGAAATAATTTTAGAGACCGTAGTCCTATTAATAGAGGCGGTCGTTTAGATGATAAAGGCGGTCGGGATTGGGATCACAAACAGGGTGATAGATTGAGAGGGAGTAATTTTGGTAGAGATTCGTTTAATGACACTAATAATCGTTATGAAGATTTCAAGAATTCTGGTCCTAGGGATATGAGTATGAGTTTTAA CAACACAAACGCATCAAATGTGGTGACTGAAAAAAATGATTGTGAAATTATTGTTGTCAACAAAGCACTGAC GGAGTATGCTGAAAGTATTGAAATGAGGTTAAAGAAAATCGGATTAACGGTCGATTTATTATTCCCAAATGAAGATGTTCTTTTAAGTAGAGTTCTAGGAAACATAGCGAGTCGTGGATGTTTATATGCAGTTGTTGTTACACCTATCAATCAAGAACATCATTCCTTAACTTTAAATATTCTTCATGGTTTACCCCAAG AACATAGAAATATGCTCGTCGATGATgctattaatttaatatcacgTGATTTTGCTAATTACAAAGCTGGCGGACGATCAGTTCCATTGAACACACCGTTCGCAAATGAGCGACATCCTGATGCTATTCAAGTTCTCTTAAATATGTTAGCTGATAATCATCAACTAACAGTATTACAATACGATCGTGTtataaaatatcttgaaatcaAACGGGAAGAACAAGTGCAGGTTGAATTAGGAGATGTAAAAGATTTACCTACAGCGACAACTACAATAACAGTTAGCGACCCGAAACAAGCTGAATTGCAGTCTAGAATACTTAACATTCTAAATAGTAATAAGACAAGTTCATCTGCACCGACACCTAGTCCGGTACCAGCTCCGACATCGACACCGGCACCTGTTCCACCAGCTACTTGGGGAG CAGCATCAACTGCCACAACAGCATCCACAACTACTTCTACTACTACGGGAGTTTCACCGTCACCTCTGCTAAACGATCCGACAGTTCAAAAGGCACTTGACAGTCTGTTGCAAGGCAATTTGCTGAAAAGCATCGGCGATCAGCAACCGGCTACAACCACGACACCTCTGTTTGCTGCTTTTTCAAATATCGGGCGATTTTAA